TTGGATTCAATGGAAAAAGGTGATTCGCGACCCATGCGAAGCTCCGTTGCAATGCATTCTCGTACAGTTTGAGGTGAGATACATCATCTGGCGCGGTGGCCTCAAGCATGACGATGCCAGCGATGTCGTTTGGGTGCAGTCGCGCGAAGTGGTTCGCGACCAAGCCGCCGAATGAGTGGCCAACGAGCACCCAAGGTCGAGGAACTGAAACGGCCAAGAGCAGGTTTCTGAGGTCTTCGACCATCACACCGCTTGTTTGTGGATGCAAGGGTTTTGTGCTTCTTCCAAGACCCGGACGGTTGTATGCGAAAGTCGTTGTGGTCTCGGACAGGGCGGAGAAGACCCTGTGCCAACCTTCCATAGGGCCGCCGGAGCCGTTGATGAGAACGACGGATGGCTCGCCCACGCCTGCGGTCACGTACTCGAAGGTGGTGTCGCCTATCTCGTAGAGCTTGGTCGCGGGAAGCATGAGCATGATGGCTGTTCTAATGCCTAACGTGTCGGTTATGCGTCAAAAAACACTGATATTCTGTTTTCATTTGGCCGCATATCCTGATTAATAAAAAAAGTATAACCAACTGATTTTAAAGAAACAAAACAAGCCGATTTGAATCCATTACGGCTTATACCTATTATCATAGAAAAAGCGTCACGTACATTCAATTCACAATCACACTCTAAAGACATAAATCGTTTTTGTCAAACACGCCACACTCGTCATGCTTAATTAAAGCCACCTCTAAAAACTGATCCCAACGTCATCCATTCGCTTAAAGTAACCCGTGCCGTCATTCCCGCATGGGGTTAGCGGGAATCCAGTGGGGCGTAAAGCGCACCTTAAGCCTTTGATTAAAAAGGTAAAGCAAATGCTTCGCATTTGGCTGGATTCCCGCTAAAAACATGCGGGAATGACGGAGTGGGCTGTACAGTCGGTGTTGCCTATTCAAACATCAATTTTTAGAGGTCTTCTTGAATGTGATTTGTTTTAGAAAGCTTATGTAGCCATTTCATTCATGAGTCCGTCATGGCGCGCTGAGTGGGCTGTGCGTGCGGCATCTCGCAGTTCTGTAGATTGCGGGTCAAGCCCGCAATGACGAGTCACTCAGTCAATCGATCCTAAAACCTGCTCGATGATTCCCAAAATGGGTTTGGGCAAACCCACGCCTTTTAGGTCGTCCACATCGAACCAGCCGCCGTGCTCGGCATTTTCAGCATCCTCTAAACCGTGCGCTTGGCTGGCGGTGAGTTGAAAAATGTGCGGTTGTAGGTGCAAGATCCTATGGGTGAGGACGTGGCGGATGCGTGGCGCATTGGTTTTGTCTTTTTTATCTTGATTTGCATCTATGCTTGCATTTACGTTTACATCCAAGCGCGGCTGTTCGGGAAAGCTGTACAACCCTGCCCAAATGCCTTTGCTCGGCCTTTTTTCCAGCCAGACCCGCCCTGCGTGTTGGTAAATGTATAAATTCACGTCAAACTCAGGTGACACTTTTCGCACCTTGGCGGGTGGGATGTCGTCGGTGAGATGGTGGATGCGGGCATAGCAGTTGGTTTGCATGGGGCAGATGTCGCACTGCGGTTTGCGGCGTGCGCATAGGCTCGCGCCCAAATCCATCAGCCCTTGGGTGTAGGCGCGCAAGGCGGCGGCGTGGGTGAGTTTAAGTTTTTTCGCATCGTTGGCGGTGACCAGCAGTTCGTTGGCGTGTTGCCACATGATTTTATCGGTGGCGGCGGATGCGGGGGTGCGGATGCCGTGGACGCGGGCGATGATGCGTTTGACGTTGCCGTCGAGGATCGCGGCGGGGTAGCCGTAGGCGAAAACGGCAATGGCGGCGGCGGTGGATGCGCCGATGCCTTTGAGGGTGATGAGTTGCTCGGGCGTGCGCGGAAATTCGCCGCCAAAATCGGCCACGACGGCTTTCGCGCAGGCGTGCAAATTGCGTGCTCGGCTGTAGTAACCCAATCCCGTCCACAAAGACATCACGTCATCGTGCTCGGCGCGCGCCAGCGATTGTACGTCTGGAAAACGCGCCAAAAACTTGGCGTAGTAATCCATGACCGTGACCACTTGGGTTTGCTGCAACATGACTTCGGACAGCCAAATCCGATAGGCGTCGGTGGTGTTTTGCCACGGCAAATCATGCCGCCCGTGCGTGCGTTGCCATGACACCAAGGCTTGGGCAAAAGAAAACGGTGTGGTCGTGTGGCTCATGCGGTGTTTTTCTTTGACTTGGGTTGAGTTCGCTTTTGACACGTGGCGCAAAAATACGTGGCGCGCTGGGCTTGTACGATGCGCTGAATATCGTGCCCACAGCGCGTACACGGCTCTCCCGCGCGGTCATACACATTGTAATGCATTTGAAAATAGCCGCTGGTGCCGTCACTGTTGACGAAATCTTTAAGTGTGCTGCCACCTTTTTCAATCGCGGCGTGCAGGACGATTTTGATTTGCGCCGCCATCTGTTCGCATTGTTTGCGCGTCAATGATTGGGCGGGGGTTTCAGGGTGGATTTTGCAACGAAACAGGACTTCGGAGGCGTAGATATTGCCCACACCGACCACGATATCACCCGACAGCAACGCCACTTTGATGGCTTGGGTTCGCGTGCGAATGTGTTTATAAAAATACGCGCCATTGAATGCGTCATCGAAAGGCTCAATGCCCAAACCCACCAAGCGCGGATGCATCAACACGTCGCCGTCGGCCAAGTCGTGCCAGTGCAACGAACCGAAGCGGCGTGGGTCATGGTAGCGCAGCACATGCGTATCAAAGACCCAATCGAGGTGGTCGTGTTTTTGTACCGCTGCGCTTGGCTCAACGATGCGCAAGCTGCCCGACATGCCGAGGTGAATCAGCAGTGCGCCCTGCGTTTTGTCTGCACAAACACAATATAGAATCAGGTACTTTCCACGCCGTGCGGTGTGGGTGATGACCGCCTGACTCAGTCGTTCAGGCAGATCCAAGTCAACGGGCCAGCGCAAGCGCGCATTACGGATGATGAATTGTTGTATCGTATGCCCGCTCACATGTGGGTCAATACCGAGGCGAGACACCTCTACTTCTGGGAGTTCAGGCATGATTTTAAACAACTTTTCACAGGTGACAAAAAACGACTTTAAACATGGCGCTGCTTATGATGCGACTCCGCAAACGCCATTCACAACTTGAGTTTGCTTGACAAAGGCTTCATCACAGAAAAACAAACTTTGCTTTCTGTAAAAGGGAGGTTTGCATTTCTTCCGTATTGTCTTACGGTACAATTCCATCACTCACGTGCGCATCACTTTAATGCAGCCATCATACAGGATTTGACCATGCCTTTCACCGCCCATCATTTCAAAAGCACCCGCCTAAAACACGCATTGCGCAGCTTATGCGGCGTGTGCGCAGTTGGATTCGCCCTTCACGCACAAGCACAAACACCCGATGAAGTGATTCAGCCTGCAACCACCACAGACACCCAAGCCCCTCCCCTCAAGAAAGTCGAATACGATTTACCCAAGCTGCTGTTGACCCGTGAAATTGTGCTCGGCACCATTGCCGGCGACATGTTGCTGCAACGCGGCAAGCCAGTTGATGCCTACAACATGTATTTGACCATGGCGATGAAAACCCGCGACCCTCGTTATGCCGAACTGGCGTACAAAGTCGCGGCCATGCTGGGGGCAAAAGAGCCCGCACTTGAGGCCGCAAAATTGCTTAAATTGCTCGCACCCAATGCAGTGGTCGGTCAAGACCTGCAAATCCATTCGGACATCGAAAAAGCCTATGGTTTGATTGATGCCCAACGTTACCGCCCTGCTTACGAGGCCGCCAAAAGCATTCTCGCCAATGCACCTGACAATGTGGCCGCGCTGTCTTTGCTGGCCGATGTGGCAGATCGTTTGGGACGCAACAGCGAGGCACAGGCCACACTTGAAAAACTCATCGCCATCGACCCCAAGAATCCTGAGAATAAAAACGCACTGGGTTATTTTTTAGCCGATAAAAACATGCGATTGGATGAAGCCGCACAACTGATTCAACAAGCGCACACCGCGCGCCCCGATGCGGGTCACATCACCGACAGCATGGCATGGGTGGCTTATCGACAAGGCCAATTGGGTGACGCTCTAAAATACGCGGAACAAGCCGTGGCACAAGACCCGCACGAAGAATCACAGGTGCACTATGCCGAAATTTTATGGGCGAACGACAAACATGATCAAGCACTGGAAGTGTTTCGTGATGTGTATGCTGGCACACCGTTTTTACCATCGCTGCGCAACACGTTAGAACGACTTAACATCCCATTGTCCACCGTTAAACCACAAATCAAGAAAAAATAACCATGCACGCACGCAACATCCTAAACATATTAAGCAGTGCCGCAATGGCCTTGACTTTAGCAGCCTGCGCCAGCGTCGCTCCAAAACGCGATGCCAACAACATCAACGATGTGGTTCAATTCAACATGGATGCACGCTTCGCAGTCAACTACATTGATCAAGGCGAAGATAAAAGCATGACAGGCAAAATGCAATGGGAAGACACCCGTCGCGCCACGGACATCACGTTGTCAACACCACTCGGCAACGCAATGGCGGCACTGCACGTCACACAAAATGAAGCACGGGTGAAAACATCCGATGGGCACTTGTTTGTCGAAAACACACCAGAGGAACTGACGTATCGCTTGCTTGGTTATGAGTTGCCTTTATCCAATGTGCGTGAATGGATCGGCACAAAAGGCCAATCCTTGCCCAAAGCAGATCAAGGCGATTGGCATGTGGAATACACCAAAACATTCAGCGACCCTTCTTTAGCAAAACGCATGGTAGTAACACGCCTTAAACCATCACCTTTGACCTTCACGCTGATGGTGGATGAACGCTCAGATGCACCGGGCGAATAATCTCCTTCCATGCATTACCCCCAAAAAAACTAAACGAGGCACTGGAATTGACCATGAAAACACTCTCTGACTTTCCGATCACGCAACGTTGGGCACCTCAATTTCCTGACCGCATTCAATTGTATTCACTGCCCACACCCAACGGGGTCAAAGTGTCAATCGCCCTCGAAGAGATGCAGTTGCCGTATGAGTCACACACGATTTCCTTCGTCACCAATGACCAACTCAGCCCTGAGTTTTTATCCCTGAACCCCAACAACAAAATCCCCGCCATCATTGATCCCAACGGTCCAAACAACACACCTTTGGCCTTATTTGAATCTGGTGCGATTTTATTGTATTTGGCAGAAAAATCAGGACAACTGTTGCCCAAAGACGCGGCCTTGCGCTATGAAACCATTCAGTGGTTGATGTTTCAAATGGGTGGCATTGGCCCCATATTCGGCCAACTGGGGTTCTTTCATAAATTTGCAGGAAAAGAATATGAAGACAAACGGCCACGTGACCGCTATGTTGCCGAATCCAAACGTTTATTGGGTGTTTTAGACCAACGTTTGGCAGGGCGAAATTGGGTCATGGGCGATGAATACACCATCGCCGACATCGCCATTTTGCCATGGGTGAACAACCTCATCCATTTTTATGGTGCAGGGGACTTGGTGGAGATGAGCCGCTTTCCAAATGTATTGCGGGTGCTTTCTGTATTTTTAACACGCCCTGCGGTTGCGCGAGGTTTAAGCCCACGTGCCGAATAAATGAACGGTTCAATGACCGCTCAATGACCACTTAATAAATACTTAATGAATCGCACCACTTACCTTTCCCCCGCCAAAATCAACTGGTTTTTACACGTCACGGGGCGGCGTGCCGATGGTTATCACACTTTAGAAACCGTTTTTCAATGCATCGACTGGTGTGATGAGTTGCACATCCATGCCGATGCGAATGGGGTGATTCGTTTGTCAGGTAATTTATGCGGCGTTGCAGACACCGACAATCTGGCTCATCGTGCAGCACGGGCTTTACAACAGCATGCGCATGCACAAGGCATCGCCACCGATCACCTCGGTGCGCACATTCACTTGGTCAAACACATCCCAACAGGTGCAGGTCTTGGCGGTGGCAGCTCAAATGCAGCCACCGTTCTGCGTGTGCTCAACGAGGTGTGGAATTTGCATTTTGACAACCCAACATTACAAACCATTGGCCTCACGCTCGGTGCTGATGTGCCTTTTTTTGTCAGCCAGTATTCAGCCGCTTTTGCCCGAGGGGTTGGCGAAACATTGCAAGCATTGAACTTGGTCAGCCGTGAGCTGCTGTTGGTCAATCCGAATGTCCACGTCAACACAAGGGCGGTGTTCACACACCCCAGCTTGCCGCGTCAGCATGCGCCTTTGAGCGACAGTTTAGATGCATTACAAACCCAATTGAACCACCTGCCTTTTCAAAATTCACACAGCAATGACCTTGAGGTGGTGACTTTCGCAGTGTCCCCTGAAGTAAAGGCGGTGTATGACGCACTCAAACCGCTCGCCCCCACACGCATGAGTGGTTCAGGGGCAACGGTTATGGCATGCCCAAGCAATGAGGCGGAGCATCAAGCGTTGAATGAGTGGACACAACGCTGCCCGACCCACTGGCAATTCCGTTGGGTGAAAAACATTGCTTAAACAGCCGTTACAAGCGAAGTGAAAAGCCGCCAACAAGCAAGACGACCTATTGTCACATTCCAACATGGTCTTGTTGCATGCGCCTTGTTGTATTGACATGTCGGATTGTTTCTGTAACATTTACACATCAAACACAAGCCGCATGAACTCAACAGGAGCTGACAATGAAAATATACTGGTCCCCAAAAAACATTCCCGAACTCGCGGGTCTCGATGCCGCCGCTCAAAAAAGCCTCATGCGCCAAGCCGTGCAAGAGGGGCGCAAGCGCTTGGGTACGCAATTCATACTCACCCGCGTCCTGATGATAGGCTTAGGTGGCATGTTGCTGCTCATGCTGTTGAGCAATGTGCTGCAAGGCTTCATCGGCGGCGCCGTTGCAGGCGGCTTGATTGGTTTGGCCATCGCGCTGTTCTTGCAAACACCCTGCATTGACGCAGGCCGAGAATGGCTGCGTGAACAAGGTCATCCAAAAGCATAAGCGAACACACAAGCCCTACCCCAGCGGCTCGTCCCACTCAGTTCATCACATGCGCTCTGGTGAATCCACCTGCCACGGGATGAATCATCACACGTCCACAACCAAGCCATTCCTAAATCAATCGACAGCAAGATCCAGTCATTGATGATTTAAATTTAAGCCAAAGGCTTATGCGCATGACCCAAGGGGGGTACCCGACACAGCCCAAGATCAAATCCATCAATCTGCAACTTAATCTGCAATCCAACCTGTCAACCAATGCAACATTGGTTTTTACGGATGGAACAACACACAAGGATGATTCATGGTGGATACGACACTCTTAATAAAACAGTTGAACAATTGTTCAACTGTTTGTATAATTCATGCTCCATCCTAAAAAAGCAAACACTCATGAATGCATCCCATTCCGAACACATTGAACAACTGGCTGATTTATTTGGCTTGCTTGGCGATCAAACACGCTTACAAATTGTATTGACGTGCTTAGATGAGCCCATCACGGTGACTGACATTGCCAAAAAGCTCAACCTCAGCACATCCTTGATCAGCCACCATTTGCGCTTGTTGCGCGCAGCGCGCGTGGTCAGTGGCGAACGACAAGGCAAACAAATTTTTTGCACCGTCAATGACCATCACATTCGCACCATGGTCAGCAACCTTTTAGAACACATTGCGGAGCCACACGATGACTGACACAACAACCCACCAACATAATCAAGGACTCGACGATTTCGCCGCTCACGGCGATGGCGATGCCCACCACCACCATCAACACAATTACAGCCAATCGCATTACCTCGGCTTTGCGTTGTTGCTGACGGGTGCGTTTTCATTGGTTGAGTTTTTGACGGGCTTGCATTCCAATTCTTTGGCTTTGATTTCGGATGCAGGTCACATGTTGACCGACACGGCCGCCTTGGCTTTGGCCTATTTTGCACAAAAAATGTCCACGCGCCCCGCATCAGCGCGTTTATCGTTTGGCTACACCCGAGTCGAAATCGTCGCGGCATTCACCAATGGTTTGACCATGGCGGCGATTGTGCTGTGGATCATGGGGCAAGCCCTGTGGCGATTGTGGCATCCGATTGTGGTGGATGGCTCAACCGTCACATGGGTGGCTACTTTGGGGCTGATCGTCAACCTGTTGGTGGCCTTCTTACTGCACCGCGATCAATCCAGCATGAACTCACGTGCTGCATTCATTCATGTCTTGGGCGATTTGCTCGGCTCAGTGGCCGCCATCATTGCAGGTGTGGTCATTTCTGCAACGGGCTGGATGCCCATTGATCCTATTTTATCTATTTTTGTGTCATTGCTCATTGTTCGCTCAACATGGGCTTTGCTTAAAGAGTCGTCATGGCATTTAATGAATGGCGTGCCCCACGGCATTGATTACAACGACGTCGGTGCAAGCTTGCGTGGTTTATCGGGCATTGCATCGGTGCATGATCTACACATTTGGGACATGTCGCCCAACCACCCCACGTTAATGGCACACGTGATTCTAGAGCCCAATAAAGAATGGCCGGTCTTGCTCAATGATGCCCGTGCCATGTTGAGGGAGAAATTTGGCATCGAGCATGTGACATTGCAACCCGAATGGGCGCTGGATCCCAACTGTCACAACCACGATGGCCATGACGACATTTAAACCTTTTTTAATTTTGTATTGAGAACTCAGATGGAAGCTTTTTTAATTTCAACGGGCGTTGTTGCCCTCGCCGAAATCGGTGACAAAACACAATTGCTCGCATTCATCCTTGCGGCCAAATTTAAAAAACCCGTGCCGATCATTTTGGGCATTCTCGCCGCCACATTGGTCAACCACGGGTTTGCAGGCGCGCTGGGCGAATGGATCACCTCTCTGGCCAGCCCTCAGGTCATGCGCTGGATTTTGGGCGGCTCATTCATTGCCATGGCGTTATGGATTCTTGTGCCCGACCAATTCGATGAAGGCGATGCCAAATTGGCAAAATACGGCGTGTTTGTCACCACATTGATTGCTTTTTTTCTTGCAGAAATGGGCGATAAAACACAAATCGCCACCATCGGCTTGGCCGCAAAATACCACAACCTGATCGCGGTGGTTGCGGGCACGACATTTGGCATGATGATCGCCAATGTCCCCGCCGTGATATTTGGTGAAAAAATTGCCAACAGCATCCAACCCAAAATCGTGCATCGCATTGCGGCCGTTATTTTCTTCGTGCTTGGTGTGGCCACACTGCTTGGCGCGGGGGCAGGTTTAGGCGTTTAACCCCAAACAAGCACCAATAAAATCAAAACATTGGGTGACCGAGGTTTGTTTAACGGTGCACATTAAACAAACCGATGCCCCTCAGGAGAAGGATCGATGTGGGTCAGCGTCACAGCATTGACCCCATTGAGGGTGGGGCGGTGATGTGAGCCACGCACAAAAAACCGATGGGGATGCCATCGGTTTTTTTGTCATGTTTAGGATGCATTTGGGATTAAATCGACAAACCGCCCGACACTTCCAAAGCCACACCGTTGATGTAACTCGCTTCTTCTGACGCCAAAAAGGCATAAGCATTGGCGATTTCCTCAGGCTGCCCCAATCGACGCTGCCAGCACTGACCCTTCATCGTGTCCAATACTTTTTCTGGAATGGTTTCCAAAATCGGCGTGTTGATGAAACCTGGGCACACCGCATTGACGCGAATGCCTTTCGGGCCCAATTCACGCGCCCACGTGGTCGTGAAGCCAATCACACCATATTTACTTGCAGAATAATTGGTTTGGCCAAAGTTCCCGTACAAGCCCACCACGCTTGAAGCGTTCAAAATCACACCAGAACCTTGTGCCAACATCACATGCGCCACCGCCTGCGAACACGCAAACACCGCTTTCAAATTGACACTGATGACCTGATCGAACTGCGCTTCGGTCATATTAATCAAACGGGCATCGCGCGTGATCCCCGCATTGTTCACCAAAATGTCAATCCGACCATGATCGGCCACCACTTTGCTCACCAACGCATCAACCTGAGCACGCTCTGTGACGTTAACCACGGCAATGTCTGCGGCAAAACCATCTGCTTGCAATGTTGCTTGGGCCAACTGCAAGCTGGCCTCATTCATATCCACCAACACCACTTTCGCACCCTCTGACGCAAATTTACGTGCAGTGGCTAAACCAATGCCTTGGGCAGCACCCGTGATGATGGCAACTTTATTGGACAAACGCGGCATATCAACTCCTAAAGATATTGTAATCATAAAAATAAACACCAGCACCTTGCTTGAGCAGTACAAGGCGAAACATTTTGACAGAAATTGAATACAAACAGCGAAAAATACAGCCGAGCACCCACAAATACAACAGGCAGATACAAACAAGCCGTTGCATCGCAACGGCTCAACTCAAAACGCAACCCAACATCAATCGTCCACATCCATCACGGCATTGGTGTAGACCTCTTGCACATCGTCCAAATCTTCCAAACGATCCAAGATTTTTTGCATGCTCACCGCATCATCACCTGTGAGCTCAATGTCATTTTCGGCGCGCATCGTGATGTCGGCCTCCTCAGCCGTCAAACCCGCCGATTCAAAAGCGGCCTTGACCGCCTCAAAATCAATCGGATCACACAACACCTCAATCACGCCCTCCGCATCACTCATCACATCTTGAGCACCTGCTTCGAGAGCCACTTCCATGATTTGATCTTCGGTGTATTCGGGTGAAAAAATAAACTGGCCACAATGTTTGAACATGAACGCCACCGAACCATCTGTACCCAAATTACCACCGTGTTTCGACAACGCATGGCGCACATCGGCCACGGTGCGCGTGCGATTGTCGGTCATGCAATCAATGATGATCGCCGCACCACCAATGCCATAACCTTCGTAGCGAATTTCTTCATAGTTTTCGCCCTCACCCGCGCCCGCACCACGCGCCACCGCACGATTGATGTTGTCATTCGGCATGTTCGCACCTTTGGCCTTGTCAATCGCCAAACGCAAACGCGGATTGGCCGACACATCGCCCCCACCCGATTTCGCCGCAACTTGTAACTCTTTAATCAAACGCGTCCACACCTTCCCGCGTGTTGCATCGGCGCGCGCTTTTTTGTGCTTAATGTTTGCCCACTTGCTATGACCTGCCATGTTTGTGCTCTCTTAACGATTGAATGGATGTGTGAATCAGAAAGGCACATTTTAACACCGCATGCCACACAAAACCAGTCGTTAAATGTGCGCCACTTGCCCCCTTTAATAAGCACAGGCGGAAACCCCAAACATCACGGCATGCTTAATCACCGGCGCCATCGAATGCGAGACGAGCCCGCCGATCAATATCCAAAGCATCCTGCATGGCTGTGACACTTTGGTTTATAAT
The window above is part of the Ephemeroptericola cinctiostellae genome. Proteins encoded here:
- a CDS encoding alpha/beta fold hydrolase, translated to MLMLPATKLYEIGDTTFEYVTAGVGEPSVVLINGSGGPMEGWHRVFSALSETTTTFAYNRPGLGRSTKPLHPQTSGVMVEDLRNLLLAVSVPRPWVLVGHSFGGLVANHFARLHPNDIAGIVMLEATAPDDVSHLKLYENALQRSFAWVANHLFPLNPNHETLHALKSVSEIACAPDFPLLPLRILTGTKPAMAWATNSEMLALRAKHQESLAGLSPLGVQLQASKSGHFPQFTEPNLVISAIQELVAAAH
- the mutY gene encoding A/G-specific adenine glycosylase, which translates into the protein MSHTTTPFSFAQALVSWQRTHGRHDLPWQNTTDAYRIWLSEVMLQQTQVVTVMDYYAKFLARFPDVQSLARAEHDDVMSLWTGLGYYSRARNLHACAKAVVADFGGEFPRTPEQLITLKGIGASTAAAIAVFAYGYPAAILDGNVKRIIARVHGIRTPASAATDKIMWQHANELLVTANDAKKLKLTHAAALRAYTQGLMDLGASLCARRKPQCDICPMQTNCYARIHHLTDDIPPAKVRKVSPEFDVNLYIYQHAGRVWLEKRPSKGIWAGLYSFPEQPRLDVNVNASIDANQDKKDKTNAPRIRHVLTHRILHLQPHIFQLTASQAHGLEDAENAEHGGWFDVDDLKGVGLPKPILGIIEQVLGSID
- the mutM gene encoding bifunctional DNA-formamidopyrimidine glycosylase/DNA-(apurinic or apyrimidinic site) lyase → MPELPEVEVSRLGIDPHVSGHTIQQFIIRNARLRWPVDLDLPERLSQAVITHTARRGKYLILYCVCADKTQGALLIHLGMSGSLRIVEPSAAVQKHDHLDWVFDTHVLRYHDPRRFGSLHWHDLADGDVLMHPRLVGLGIEPFDDAFNGAYFYKHIRTRTQAIKVALLSGDIVVGVGNIYASEVLFRCKIHPETPAQSLTRKQCEQMAAQIKIVLHAAIEKGGSTLKDFVNSDGTSGYFQMHYNVYDRAGEPCTRCGHDIQRIVQAQRATYFCATCQKRTQPKSKKNTA
- a CDS encoding tetratricopeptide repeat protein — its product is MPFTAHHFKSTRLKHALRSLCGVCAVGFALHAQAQTPDEVIQPATTTDTQAPPLKKVEYDLPKLLLTREIVLGTIAGDMLLQRGKPVDAYNMYLTMAMKTRDPRYAELAYKVAAMLGAKEPALEAAKLLKLLAPNAVVGQDLQIHSDIEKAYGLIDAQRYRPAYEAAKSILANAPDNVAALSLLADVADRLGRNSEAQATLEKLIAIDPKNPENKNALGYFLADKNMRLDEAAQLIQQAHTARPDAGHITDSMAWVAYRQGQLGDALKYAEQAVAQDPHEESQVHYAEILWANDKHDQALEVFRDVYAGTPFLPSLRNTLERLNIPLSTVKPQIKKK
- a CDS encoding outer membrane lipoprotein LolB, with amino-acid sequence MHARNILNILSSAAMALTLAACASVAPKRDANNINDVVQFNMDARFAVNYIDQGEDKSMTGKMQWEDTRRATDITLSTPLGNAMAALHVTQNEARVKTSDGHLFVENTPEELTYRLLGYELPLSNVREWIGTKGQSLPKADQGDWHVEYTKTFSDPSLAKRMVVTRLKPSPLTFTLMVDERSDAPGE
- a CDS encoding glutathione S-transferase N-terminal domain-containing protein, giving the protein MKTLSDFPITQRWAPQFPDRIQLYSLPTPNGVKVSIALEEMQLPYESHTISFVTNDQLSPEFLSLNPNNKIPAIIDPNGPNNTPLALFESGAILLYLAEKSGQLLPKDAALRYETIQWLMFQMGGIGPIFGQLGFFHKFAGKEYEDKRPRDRYVAESKRLLGVLDQRLAGRNWVMGDEYTIADIAILPWVNNLIHFYGAGDLVEMSRFPNVLRVLSVFLTRPAVARGLSPRAE
- the ispE gene encoding 4-(cytidine 5'-diphospho)-2-C-methyl-D-erythritol kinase; its protein translation is MNRTTYLSPAKINWFLHVTGRRADGYHTLETVFQCIDWCDELHIHADANGVIRLSGNLCGVADTDNLAHRAARALQQHAHAQGIATDHLGAHIHLVKHIPTGAGLGGGSSNAATVLRVLNEVWNLHFDNPTLQTIGLTLGADVPFFVSQYSAAFARGVGETLQALNLVSRELLLVNPNVHVNTRAVFTHPSLPRQHAPLSDSLDALQTQLNHLPFQNSHSNDLEVVTFAVSPEVKAVYDALKPLAPTRMSGSGATVMACPSNEAEHQALNEWTQRCPTHWQFRWVKNIA
- a CDS encoding ArsR/SmtB family transcription factor; the protein is MNASHSEHIEQLADLFGLLGDQTRLQIVLTCLDEPITVTDIAKKLNLSTSLISHHLRLLRAARVVSGERQGKQIFCTVNDHHIRTMVSNLLEHIAEPHDD
- a CDS encoding cation diffusion facilitator family transporter — translated: MTDTTTHQHNQGLDDFAAHGDGDAHHHHQHNYSQSHYLGFALLLTGAFSLVEFLTGLHSNSLALISDAGHMLTDTAALALAYFAQKMSTRPASARLSFGYTRVEIVAAFTNGLTMAAIVLWIMGQALWRLWHPIVVDGSTVTWVATLGLIVNLLVAFLLHRDQSSMNSRAAFIHVLGDLLGSVAAIIAGVVISATGWMPIDPILSIFVSLLIVRSTWALLKESSWHLMNGVPHGIDYNDVGASLRGLSGIASVHDLHIWDMSPNHPTLMAHVILEPNKEWPVLLNDARAMLREKFGIEHVTLQPEWALDPNCHNHDGHDDI
- a CDS encoding TMEM165/GDT1 family protein gives rise to the protein MEAFLISTGVVALAEIGDKTQLLAFILAAKFKKPVPIILGILAATLVNHGFAGALGEWITSLASPQVMRWILGGSFIAMALWILVPDQFDEGDAKLAKYGVFVTTLIAFFLAEMGDKTQIATIGLAAKYHNLIAVVAGTTFGMMIANVPAVIFGEKIANSIQPKIVHRIAAVIFFVLGVATLLGAGAGLGV
- a CDS encoding beta-ketoacyl-ACP reductase, which gives rise to MPRLSNKVAIITGAAQGIGLATARKFASEGAKVVLVDMNEASLQLAQATLQADGFAADIAVVNVTERAQVDALVSKVVADHGRIDILVNNAGITRDARLINMTEAQFDQVISVNLKAVFACSQAVAHVMLAQGSGVILNASSVVGLYGNFGQTNYSASKYGVIGFTTTWARELGPKGIRVNAVCPGFINTPILETIPEKVLDTMKGQCWQRRLGQPEEIANAYAFLASEEASYINGVALEVSGGLSI
- a CDS encoding YebC/PmpR family DNA-binding transcriptional regulator, producing MAGHSKWANIKHKKARADATRGKVWTRLIKELQVAAKSGGGDVSANPRLRLAIDKAKGANMPNDNINRAVARGAGAGEGENYEEIRYEGYGIGGAAIIIDCMTDNRTRTVADVRHALSKHGGNLGTDGSVAFMFKHCGQFIFSPEYTEDQIMEVALEAGAQDVMSDAEGVIEVLCDPIDFEAVKAAFESAGLTAEEADITMRAENDIELTGDDAVSMQKILDRLEDLDDVQEVYTNAVMDVDD